In Trifolium pratense cultivar HEN17-A07 linkage group LG7, ARS_RC_1.1, whole genome shotgun sequence, a genomic segment contains:
- the LOC123895262 gene encoding probable flavin-containing monooxygenase 1 produces the protein MEKRVAIVGAGLSGLLACKYILEIGLHPIVFEADDGIGGQWRHTIESTKIQNPRKDFQFSDFPWDSSVKENNPSTEKVQVYINSYAQHFSLIPYVRFNSKVIDIDYVGESNEEMMSWGLWSGNGSPFGSKGIWHITIEDTKIFRTEVHKAEFVILCIGKFSGLSNIPEFPFGKGPEVFKGKVMHSMDYAALDNKTAAELIKNKRVTVIGSRKSAHDLATECAVKNGVTHPCTMILRNVHWFIPNFKIWGFNLAFLYFNRFSELFVHKPGEHFLLSLLATLLSPLRWGISKLVETYLKWNLPLKKYGLLPNHSFHQDMYKCSFGVLPELFYDKVKEGSLVIKKSQNFSFSKEGLIIDGETKPLETDVVIFATGFNGNQKLRNIFKSPIFQNYINGSTNANVPLYRQIIHPRIPQLAIIGYGQALSHIYSNEIKCQWLAQFLDGNIKLPNIKEMEKEPKLWEDTLKKYDSNWKSCIVTCAIWYNDQLCKDMKCNHLRKKGLLKEVFEPYGPTDYSGLVHK, from the exons atggagaaaagaGTTGCAATTGTTGGGGCAGGTCTAAGTGGCCTACTTGCCTGCAAATATATTTTAGAGATTGGTTTACATCCAATTGTCTTTGAAGCTGATGATGGTATTGGAGGTCAATGGAGACATACTATTGAAtcaaccaaaattcaaaatCCAAGAAAAGACTTTCAGTTTTCAGATTTTCCTTGGGATTCTtctgtaaaagaaaataatccaAGTACTGAAAAAGTTCAAGTTTACATCAATTCATATGCTCAACATTTTTCTCTCATTCCTTATGTAAGATTCAATTCCAAAGTCATTGATATAGATTATGTTGGAGAATCTAATGAAGAAATGATGTCATGGGGTTTATGGAGTGGTAATGGCAGCCCTTTTGGCTCTAAAGGAATATGGCATATTACTATTGAAGATACTAAAATTTTTAGAACAGAG GTGCATAAGGCTGAGTTTGTTATTCTCTGCATTGGGAAATTTAGTGGTTTGTCAAACATTCCTGAGTTTCCTTTTGGTAAAGGGCCAGAAGTTTTTAAAGGTAAAGTTATGCATTCTATGGATTACGCCGCTTTGGACAATAAGACTGCTGCTGAATTGATCAAAAACAAGAGAGTTACTGTAATTGGCTCAAGAAAATCTGCTCATGATTTAGCTACTGAATGTGCCGTAAAAAATG gtgTCACACATCCTTGCACAATGATCTTGAGAAATGTACATTGGTTTATTCCAAATTTCAAGATTTGGGGTTTTAATCTTGCATTCTTATATTTCAACCGTTTCTCTGAGCTTTTTGTTCACAAGCCTGGAGAACACTTTCTTCTTAGCCTTTTGGCCACTCTACTTTCACCATTG AGATGGGGAATTAGCAAACTTGTTGAAACATACTTAAAATGGAATCTACCATTGAAGAAGTATGGACTATTACCAAATCATAGTTTTCATCAAGATATGTATAAATGTTCATTTGGGGTGCTCCCTGAATTATTCTATGATAAAGTGAAAGAAGGATCACTCGTGATAAAGAAATCACAAAATTTTAGCTTCTCCAAAGAAGGTTTGATCATTGATGGAGAAACTAAGCCACTAGAAACAGATGTAGTTATTTTTGCCACAGGATTTAATGGTAACcaaaaacttagaaacatattCAAATCTCCAATATTCCAAAATTATATTAATGGCTCAACAAACGCAAATGTTCCACTTTACAG GCAAATAATTCATCCTCGAATCCCACAATTGGCAATTATAGGATATGGTCAGGCCTTATCACATATCTATTCTAATGAAATAAAATGCCAATGGCTAGCACAATTTTTAGATGGTAACATTAAATTGCCCAATATAAAAGAGATGGAAAAGGAACCCAAATTATGGGAAGATACTTTGAAGAAATATGATAGTAATTGGAAATCATGCATTGTTACTTGTGCGATATGGTATAATGATCAATTGTGCAAAGACATGAAATGTAACCATCTAAGGAAGAAGGGTCTTCTTAAGGAGGTATTTGAGCCATATGGTCCCACTGATTATAGTGGTCTTGTGCACAAATGA